A genomic segment from Pollutimonas thiosulfatoxidans encodes:
- the glcE gene encoding glycolate oxidase subunit GlcE: MEFALSQLSQQVMAARGSERPVYIRGGGTKEFYGEQVDGIAVPDIAVLDVSGYRGVVNYQPSELVITARAGTLLSEIEETLDHENQMLAFEPPRFGPTSTIGGCVASGLSGPRRMAAGSLRDFMLGAKLLDSTGKVLNFGGEVMKNVAGYDVSRLLAGSMGIFGALMEVSIKVAPKPFHEETLVLETDEAGALQQFTEWRGLPVPISATAWVADDTQRAGKLYVRVSGSEPAVAMGMARVGGQVMPADQVKVFWTTMRDQTHPFFQARPLWRVALPPDSPPLEAGPTLIEWNGGLRWLSTEVSPADLRRDVTQRGGHATLYRYDNRPADIPVFHPLPSALRNINQRLKQELDPVGIFNPKRLFPDF; this comes from the coding sequence ATGGAATTCGCCTTATCTCAACTAAGCCAGCAGGTCATGGCAGCGCGCGGTTCCGAGCGCCCCGTCTATATACGCGGGGGCGGAACCAAGGAATTTTACGGCGAGCAGGTAGACGGCATTGCGGTGCCCGATATCGCGGTCCTGGACGTTTCGGGCTATCGGGGCGTGGTGAACTACCAGCCGTCCGAGCTGGTTATCACCGCCCGCGCCGGCACCTTGCTTTCCGAAATCGAAGAGACGCTGGATCACGAAAACCAGATGCTGGCATTCGAGCCACCACGCTTTGGCCCGACATCCACGATAGGCGGTTGCGTTGCCAGCGGGCTATCCGGACCGCGCCGCATGGCCGCCGGCAGCTTGCGCGACTTCATGCTGGGCGCCAAGTTGCTCGACTCCACGGGCAAGGTACTGAACTTTGGCGGAGAGGTCATGAAGAACGTGGCGGGTTACGACGTGTCGCGGCTGCTGGCCGGCTCCATGGGGATCTTCGGCGCGCTCATGGAGGTCTCCATCAAGGTTGCTCCCAAGCCGTTTCATGAAGAGACTCTGGTTCTGGAGACGGACGAGGCCGGCGCTCTGCAGCAGTTTACAGAGTGGCGCGGCTTGCCCGTTCCGATCAGCGCTACGGCTTGGGTGGCAGACGATACGCAGCGGGCGGGCAAACTGTATGTGCGGGTTTCGGGCAGTGAACCGGCCGTGGCAATGGGCATGGCCCGCGTAGGTGGGCAGGTCATGCCGGCTGACCAGGTCAAAGTGTTCTGGACCACCATGCGGGACCAGACTCACCCGTTTTTCCAGGCCCGGCCGTTATGGCGCGTTGCCTTGCCGCCGGATAGCCCGCCGTTGGAGGCGGGACCCACACTGATCGAATGGAATGGCGGCTTGCGGTGGTTGTCCACCGAAGTCTCGCCGGCTGACTTGCGCCGCGATGTGACGCAACGGGGCGGGCATGCCACGCTTTACCGATACGATAACCGGCCGGCCGACATACCCGTATTCCATCCTTTGCCGTCCGCACTTCGAAATATCAATCAACGTCTGAAGCAAGAGCTAGATCCCGTGGGGATTTTTAATCCGAAACGCTTGTTTCCTGATTTTTAA